A stretch of Lathyrus oleraceus cultivar Zhongwan6 chromosome 6, CAAS_Psat_ZW6_1.0, whole genome shotgun sequence DNA encodes these proteins:
- the LOC127095871 gene encoding zinc finger protein ZAT9-like encodes MENNGRVCTICNRFFSNGKALGGHIKSHYSKLPIPPKPPLNSQVPEYSVESIQHPSHFITTSSLSIVNARNNSIHNLRSLKRNFYYNLENFDRKTVFEFYPKNPTGKRSKRSRRQFSVVEEKEKNTQFSVVGERGVNSQFHVAVENEESTQFQLVYDDFDMEAAKTLVVICAKEWQQIEEKYYQKKAQICENDTIGSKCDICDEVFQSYQDISGHDKMHKEINNLSEEVGVSGNEDDVVNA; translated from the coding sequence ATGGAGAATAATGGTCGAGTATGCACCATTTGTAATAGGTTCTTTTCTAATGGGAAGGCTTTGGGAGGCCACATAAAGTCTCACTATTCCAAATTACCAATCCCTCCAAAACCCCCATTAAATAGCCAAGTACCTGAATATTCAGTAGAGTCAATCCAACATCCAAGTCACTTTATCACCACATCTTCCTTATCAATTGTCAATGCAAGAAATAACTCTATACACAATCTTAGATCTTTGAAAAGAAACTTCTATTATAACCTGGAAAACTTTGATAGGAAAACTGTGTTTGAGttttatccaaaaaatccaaCTGGAAAAAGATCAAAACGCAGTCGAAGACAATTCAGTGTGGttgaagaaaaagaaaagaatacTCAATTTAGTGTGGTTGGAGAAAGAGGAGTGAATTCACAATTTCACGTGGCTGTAGAAAATGAAGAGAGTACACAATTTCAATTAGTATATGATGATTTTGATATGGAAGCTGCTAAAACCCTAGTTGTTATTTGTGCGAAAGAATGGCAACAAATCGAAGAGAAATACTATCAAAAGAAGGCACAAATTTGTGAAAATGACACCATTGGATCTAAGTGTGATATTTGTGATGAAGTGTTTCAATCTTATCAAGATATTTCTGGGCATGATAAAATGCATAAGGAAATTAATAATCTATCTGAAGAAGTTGGTGTAAGTGGAAACGAAGATGATGTTGTAAATGCATAA